The following proteins come from a genomic window of Heyndrickxia acidicola:
- a CDS encoding anthranilate synthase component II: MILLLDNYDSFTYNLYQYIAETGEQVRVVRNDEMTVEELDKLKPEAIIVSPGPGKPEDAGITIEVIQSFYQKVPILGVCLGHQALGAAFGAEIEQAREIKHGKTSMITHVGTGIFDYMQQPLEVMRYHSLVVKKETIPPSFKVLARSMDDGEVMAIKHYGFPLYGVQFHPESIGTKGGKMIIQNFLKEIRKEAQHATIS, encoded by the coding sequence ATGATCTTACTGTTAGATAACTATGATTCCTTTACCTATAATTTGTATCAATATATCGCGGAGACCGGTGAACAAGTAAGGGTTGTCCGGAATGATGAGATGACAGTTGAAGAGCTTGACAAATTGAAACCTGAAGCCATAATCGTTTCTCCTGGACCAGGAAAGCCGGAGGATGCCGGTATAACGATTGAGGTCATCCAATCTTTTTATCAAAAGGTTCCCATCCTTGGGGTTTGTCTGGGACATCAGGCCCTCGGTGCAGCATTTGGAGCTGAAATAGAGCAGGCGCGTGAAATCAAGCACGGAAAAACCTCCATGATCACACATGTGGGAACAGGAATTTTTGACTATATGCAGCAGCCTCTTGAGGTCATGCGTTACCATTCTCTCGTGGTAAAAAAAGAAACCATTCCTCCCTCTTTTAAGGTGCTGGCACGCTCCATGGATGATGGGGAAGTAATGGCTATCAAACATTATGGCTTCCCGCTTTACGGCGTCCAATTTCATCCGGAATCAATAGGGACAAAGGGCGGCAAGATGATTATTCAAAACTTTTTAAAGGAAATTCGAAAGGAGGCCCAACATGCAACAATTTCTTGA
- a CDS encoding SDR family NAD(P)-dependent oxidoreductase: MKTAIVTGAGTGLGAELAKLYAKEGFFVYLIGRTKSSLDTVCEEIKTENTGSAAAVSLDIRDMTAIENFVKSIPQDHDVTLLINNAGAGRFGPFLESKEEDLTLLFETNTFGTIYMTKAILPIMQKNNKGTILNIISTAGLRGKKNESLYAASKFAVRGFTESLKKELEETDLRIIPAYMGGMDTPFWDTNDHISDKSRLRSPSEVAQLIYEQSQVTDEIVIESKK; encoded by the coding sequence ATGAAGACAGCAATTGTAACAGGCGCAGGAACAGGTCTGGGAGCTGAACTGGCAAAGCTTTATGCAAAGGAAGGCTTCTTTGTCTATCTTATAGGGAGAACGAAGTCAAGCCTCGACACTGTATGTGAGGAAATAAAAACAGAAAATACAGGCTCTGCAGCAGCTGTTTCTCTTGATATCAGAGATATGACAGCGATTGAAAATTTTGTAAAGTCGATTCCTCAGGACCATGATGTTACCCTTCTTATTAATAACGCAGGAGCAGGCCGCTTTGGCCCTTTTCTGGAATCAAAGGAAGAGGATTTAACACTCTTGTTTGAAACCAACACTTTCGGAACCATTTACATGACGAAAGCAATTCTCCCTATTATGCAGAAGAATAACAAAGGAACCATACTTAATATTATCTCTACAGCTGGACTGCGAGGGAAAAAAAATGAATCCCTTTACGCGGCGAGTAAATTTGCTGTAAGAGGCTTTACAGAAAGCCTGAAAAAAGAACTAGAAGAAACAGATTTACGGATAATCCCTGCTTATATGGGCGGAATGGACACTCCTTTTTGGGATACAAATGATCACATCTCAGACAAAAGCCGTCTTCGTTCACCATCAGAAGTTGCCCAATTAATATATGAGCAAAGTCAAGTGACGGATGAAATAGTCATTGAATCGAAAAAATGA
- the trpC gene encoding indole-3-glycerol phosphate synthase TrpC: MTILDTILKEKEKEVALLKEQGENYPEALPKKKIPSFYETFQQSKTMSIISEIKRASPSKGDINAGVDPVEQAKLYEENGAGAISVLTDQAFFKGTMDDLYAVRQAVSLPILCKDFVIDRVQIDRAKAYGANIILLIVAALPKEQLKSLYDYARSRDLEVLVEVHNEMELIVAREIGANIIGINNRDLKTFQVSLETTECLADLVEDPSILLISESGIQTRKDAEKVRDSGAKGLLVGETLMRSGDIKKTIEDLKVPYSLPSAY, from the coding sequence ATGACCATATTGGATACGATTTTAAAGGAAAAAGAAAAGGAGGTAGCCTTGTTAAAAGAACAGGGTGAAAATTATCCGGAGGCACTTCCGAAAAAGAAAATCCCTTCTTTTTATGAGACATTCCAACAATCAAAAACAATGTCCATTATTTCAGAAATCAAACGCGCATCCCCTTCAAAGGGTGACATTAATGCAGGCGTAGACCCGGTTGAACAGGCAAAGCTTTATGAGGAGAATGGAGCGGGTGCAATTTCCGTGTTAACCGACCAGGCCTTTTTCAAAGGAACAATGGATGATTTATATGCTGTACGGCAGGCCGTCAGCCTTCCTATTTTATGTAAAGACTTTGTAATTGACCGAGTACAGATTGACCGCGCCAAAGCTTATGGAGCAAACATTATATTACTCATTGTAGCTGCTTTGCCGAAAGAACAGCTGAAAAGTTTATATGATTATGCAAGAAGTAGGGATTTGGAGGTATTGGTGGAGGTCCATAACGAAATGGAACTAATCGTTGCACGGGAAATAGGGGCAAATATTATTGGCATCAATAACCGTGATTTAAAAACATTTCAAGTCAGCCTTGAAACGACTGAATGTCTTGCAGATCTAGTAGAGGATCCTTCCATTTTGCTGATCAGTGAAAGCGGAATTCAAACCAGGAAGGATGCAGAGAAAGTAAGAGACAGCGGGGCCAAAGGATTGCTGGTAGGAGAGACGCTTATGCGTTCAGGAGATATAAAAAAAACAATTGAAGACTTAAAGGTACCGTATTCTTTACCTAGTGCCTATTAA
- the trpE gene encoding anthranilate synthase component I → MTQTQHTQYKILKLNGDTLTPITVFNRLRGRKKCLLESSLKHQENGRYSFISLNPIKEIKGDMNGITILDHTDGSIQIAKGLPHEVIQAHLPHQELDLPFPFYGGFIGYLGYDVIRQYENIGRTPHDELGIPDFHVSLYQDVIVFDHEHLTIYLIALNGSESELETRLSALKEMIYTNKKDEEDLENSIMAFKPAIEKKDFVNMVETAKKHIEQGDIFQIVLSQRLKSEMNTDPFHFYRKLRKANPSPYMFYMDYEDHVLLGASPESLIKTKGRTVITNPIAGTRARGVTMEEDQKLAKELLEDEKELAEHKMLVDLSRNDLGRVCEPGSIEVSKYMEIERYQHVMHIVSEVQGTLHEEYTGLNALISCLPAGTVSGAPKIRAMQIINDLETVKRNAYAGAIGYINVNGDVDFALAIRSLVVKDGYAYVQAGAGIVYDSVPELEYAETLNKAKSLLEVHINDLTVR, encoded by the coding sequence ATGACACAGACACAGCATACACAATATAAAATTTTGAAGCTAAATGGAGACACTCTTACCCCCATAACGGTTTTTAACCGGCTGAGAGGCAGAAAAAAATGTCTTTTGGAAAGCTCATTAAAACATCAGGAAAACGGAAGATATTCCTTTATTTCCTTGAATCCAATCAAGGAAATTAAAGGAGACATGAATGGCATTACGATTCTTGATCATACAGATGGCAGCATCCAGATAGCAAAGGGTCTGCCTCATGAAGTGATACAGGCACATCTTCCTCATCAGGAGCTGGATCTCCCGTTTCCGTTTTATGGAGGATTCATTGGGTATCTTGGATATGATGTCATTCGGCAGTACGAAAATATCGGCCGTACCCCGCATGATGAACTAGGTATTCCTGACTTTCATGTTTCGCTATACCAGGATGTCATTGTTTTTGACCATGAACATTTAACCATCTATCTTATTGCACTGAATGGATCTGAGAGTGAGCTTGAAACAAGACTTTCAGCATTGAAAGAAATGATTTACACAAATAAAAAGGATGAAGAAGATCTTGAGAATTCCATAATGGCTTTTAAACCCGCCATTGAAAAAAAAGACTTTGTAAACATGGTAGAAACAGCTAAAAAGCATATTGAGCAGGGAGACATTTTTCAAATCGTTTTATCTCAAAGGCTGAAAAGTGAAATGAATACGGATCCGTTTCATTTTTATCGAAAACTTCGAAAGGCAAATCCATCCCCTTACATGTTTTATATGGATTATGAGGACCATGTTCTGCTGGGAGCTTCTCCTGAGAGCCTGATTAAAACAAAAGGCAGGACAGTTATCACGAACCCTATTGCTGGTACAAGAGCGAGAGGAGTAACAATGGAAGAGGATCAAAAGCTGGCTAAGGAGCTGCTGGAGGATGAGAAGGAGCTGGCGGAACATAAAATGCTGGTGGACTTGAGCCGGAATGATCTTGGCAGGGTATGTGAGCCTGGATCCATTGAGGTTTCTAAGTATATGGAAATCGAGCGCTACCAGCACGTCATGCATATTGTTTCCGAAGTACAGGGAACATTGCATGAGGAGTATACCGGGCTGAATGCTTTAATTTCCTGCCTGCCTGCCGGGACCGTATCGGGTGCCCCGAAAATCAGGGCCATGCAAATCATAAATGATCTGGAGACAGTAAAGCGGAATGCTTACGCGGGTGCCATAGGATACATCAATGTAAATGGGGATGTCGACTTTGCCTTGGCTATCCGCTCACTCGTTGTAAAAGACGGCTATGCCTATGTTCAGGCAGGAGCAGGTATCGTGTATGATTCAGTGCCTGAGCTTGAATATGCCGAAACCTTGAATAAAGCAAAATCCCTTTTGGAGGTGCACATCAATGATCTTACTGTTAGATAA
- a CDS encoding phosphoribosylanthranilate isomerase produces the protein MLVKICGIKSKEAAMAAAEAGADFIGFVFAESKRRLSPEQAAEIGRVIPAHVKKVGVFVNESPSVIEEIAGTAGLDVIQLHGDETKEFQEKISLLTIKSFEMSEDKDLKKIEAFSPTYYLLDSPVGKYRGGNGTAFEWSLTEQLSIPKEKIMLAGGLTVENVADAILTVKPGAVDVSSGVETNGEKDLEKIKAFIKNAKQSFQLLKESEGK, from the coding sequence ATGCTAGTAAAAATTTGCGGAATTAAAAGCAAAGAAGCAGCAATGGCGGCAGCAGAGGCAGGAGCAGATTTTATCGGGTTTGTTTTTGCAGAGAGCAAACGCCGTCTATCACCTGAACAGGCTGCCGAAATTGGAAGGGTCATTCCAGCTCATGTGAAAAAGGTTGGTGTGTTTGTAAATGAGTCTCCTTCAGTTATCGAAGAAATTGCCGGTACAGCGGGGTTGGATGTAATCCAGCTGCACGGAGATGAAACAAAGGAGTTTCAAGAAAAAATATCGCTTCTCACAATAAAGTCCTTTGAAATGAGTGAGGACAAAGATCTTAAAAAAATAGAGGCATTTTCCCCAACATATTATCTGCTGGACAGCCCGGTCGGCAAGTACCGAGGAGGAAATGGAACCGCATTTGAATGGAGTCTGACAGAGCAGCTGTCTATACCAAAAGAAAAAATAATGTTAGCCGGAGGGCTAACAGTCGAGAATGTAGCTGATGCCATTCTTACAGTAAAGCCTGGTGCAGTAGATGTTTCTAGCGGAGTCGAAACAAACGGAGAGAAGGACTTGGAGAAAATTAAAGCGTTTATAAAAAATGCAAAGCAATCTTTTCAACTTTTAAAGGAGAGTGAAGGAAAATGA
- a CDS encoding GNAT family N-acetyltransferase → MEFPEFHLNRILLKEITLKDSKAYFNIMKLDAVTQFYGMESLKTEEEAAALIQSLAELYEANRAIRFGIFLKETNEFIGTAGLNNLQLKNKRAEIGYELHPDYWRKGYTSEAVKAILQYAFSDLDLYRIGAVTFPENNASQSLLIRLGFQQEGLLRGYLYQHNRSNDALIFSLLQPEWKKIIKWNQDKWSCKNHAIRSLFSSNTLISKQHKAE, encoded by the coding sequence ATGGAATTTCCTGAATTTCATTTAAACAGAATCCTTTTAAAGGAGATTACTCTGAAGGACTCAAAAGCCTACTTCAATATAATGAAACTGGATGCTGTAACTCAGTTTTATGGAATGGAAAGTTTAAAAACAGAAGAAGAAGCTGCTGCACTCATTCAATCGCTCGCTGAATTATACGAAGCAAATCGGGCCATACGCTTTGGTATCTTTTTAAAAGAAACGAATGAATTTATAGGTACTGCTGGATTGAATAATCTGCAATTGAAAAATAAAAGGGCAGAAATCGGCTATGAACTCCATCCTGATTATTGGAGAAAAGGATATACATCAGAAGCAGTAAAAGCCATTTTGCAATACGCTTTTTCGGATTTAGATTTATATCGGATTGGCGCTGTGACCTTTCCGGAAAACAATGCTTCACAATCTCTTCTCATCCGCCTTGGTTTTCAACAGGAAGGACTTTTAAGGGGATACCTTTATCAGCATAATCGTTCAAATGATGCCCTCATCTTTTCACTTTTACAGCCAGAGTGGAAAAAAATAATCAAATGGAACCAAGATAAGTGGAGTTGTAAAAATCATGCCATTCGGTCTCTGTTTTCCTCGAATACGCTAATCAGTAAACAACACAAAGCAGAATAG
- a CDS encoding YfhE family protein, whose translation MPKDKRVKSKSNLTAMQSVTYSHEFKKADRAGGYADDYRK comes from the coding sequence ATGCCAAAAGACAAAAGAGTAAAAAGTAAAAGCAACTTAACTGCTATGCAATCCGTTACATATTCCCATGAGTTTAAAAAAGCTGACCGTGCAGGCGGGTACGCTGACGATTATCGCAAATAA
- the trpB gene encoding tryptophan synthase subunit beta codes for MTTTASTYSQPDAKGHYGAFGGRYVPETLMPAVLELEKAYTEAMADPAFKKELNYYLTQYIGRETPLYYAENLSKHFGGPKIYLKREDLNHTGAHKINNTIGQALLTLRMGKKKVVAETGAGQHGVATATVCALLGLECVVFMGAEDIRRQKLNVFRMELLGAEVRSVEQGSGTLKDAVNEALRYWVTHVEDTHYILGSVVGPHPFPQIVRDFQSVIGEETRRQMLDQTGELPDAVIACIGGGSNSMGMFYPFIKDETVKLYGVEAGGSGIESGKHAAVLTDGKLGVLHGTMTYLLQDNHGQIQEAHSVSAGLDYPGVGPEHSHLKEIGRVHYTSITDTEALDGFKLLAQTEGIIPALESSHAIAYAQKLAKEMNEDETIVICLSGRGDKDVETVKGLLGGN; via the coding sequence ATGACAACAACTGCTTCTACTTATTCACAACCGGATGCTAAAGGGCATTATGGCGCTTTTGGAGGCCGATATGTACCTGAAACTTTAATGCCAGCTGTTTTAGAATTAGAAAAAGCTTATACAGAAGCGATGGCTGATCCAGCGTTTAAAAAGGAATTAAACTATTATCTCACTCAATACATCGGCCGTGAAACACCGCTTTATTATGCGGAAAACCTCTCAAAGCACTTTGGCGGCCCAAAAATCTATCTTAAGAGGGAGGATTTGAACCATACTGGTGCTCATAAAATCAACAATACCATCGGGCAGGCGCTTTTAACACTTAGGATGGGAAAGAAAAAGGTAGTGGCAGAAACGGGAGCTGGCCAGCACGGCGTAGCAACTGCAACTGTTTGTGCACTTCTCGGCCTGGAATGTGTGGTCTTTATGGGGGCTGAGGATATTAGAAGGCAAAAGCTGAACGTTTTCCGTATGGAGCTATTAGGGGCAGAAGTCCGCAGCGTGGAGCAGGGAAGCGGAACATTAAAGGATGCAGTAAATGAAGCACTCCGCTACTGGGTAACACATGTGGAAGATACACATTATATTTTAGGTTCGGTCGTAGGACCTCACCCATTCCCGCAGATTGTCCGTGATTTCCAGAGTGTCATTGGAGAAGAGACACGCAGGCAGATGCTTGACCAAACAGGAGAACTCCCGGATGCAGTCATTGCCTGCATTGGAGGCGGAAGCAACTCAATGGGGATGTTTTATCCTTTTATAAAAGATGAAACGGTTAAGCTTTATGGCGTTGAAGCTGGAGGATCCGGCATTGAGAGCGGAAAACATGCAGCTGTGCTGACGGACGGAAAGCTTGGTGTCCTTCATGGGACTATGACGTATTTGCTGCAGGATAACCACGGTCAAATTCAGGAGGCGCACTCTGTTTCTGCAGGATTGGATTATCCGGGCGTTGGTCCTGAACACAGCCATTTAAAGGAAATTGGACGTGTCCACTATACATCAATTACAGATACTGAGGCACTGGATGGATTTAAATTGCTGGCACAAACCGAAGGGATTATCCCTGCTCTAGAAAGCTCTCATGCCATTGCGTATGCACAGAAACTGGCGAAAGAAATGAACGAGGATGAAACGATTGTCATTTGTCTATCAGGACGCGGTGACAAGGATGTCGAAACGGTAAAAGGCTTATTGGGAGGGAATTGA
- the trpA gene encoding tryptophan synthase subunit alpha produces MGKNRIDRAFQAVLDRDEKAFVPYIMAGDGGLEILGERLTFLEESGATVVEVGVPFSDPVADGPTIQAAGIRALEAGTTLKGILAELTASKSTRSIPIVMMSYFNPIYVYGAEIFAQECVEAGVDGLIIPDLPYEEEEIIADELDKYGISLIRLAAITSPDERLEKLAKQTEGFLYAVTVTGITGARTSIREGIALYLKKLKQYSKVPVLAGFGVSTPEQVRELGDASDGVVVGSRIIELFQKNDLEAIQALIQASKGLEVK; encoded by the coding sequence ATGGGAAAAAACCGAATTGATCGAGCATTTCAAGCAGTGTTGGACCGTGATGAAAAAGCATTTGTCCCTTACATTATGGCAGGGGACGGAGGCCTTGAGATATTGGGAGAAAGGCTTACGTTTTTAGAGGAAAGCGGAGCGACAGTGGTGGAAGTGGGGGTTCCTTTTTCCGACCCTGTTGCGGACGGCCCTACGATCCAGGCTGCTGGAATTCGTGCACTTGAAGCAGGAACAACCCTGAAGGGCATACTGGCAGAGCTTACGGCTAGTAAATCCACTAGAAGCATTCCTATTGTCATGATGAGTTATTTTAATCCTATTTATGTGTATGGAGCGGAGATATTTGCGCAGGAATGTGTAGAAGCAGGGGTGGATGGTTTAATTATTCCAGACCTGCCGTATGAAGAGGAGGAAATTATTGCAGATGAACTGGATAAATATGGTATCTCCCTTATCCGATTAGCTGCTATTACCAGCCCGGATGAACGCTTAGAAAAACTGGCTAAACAAACGGAAGGGTTTTTATACGCAGTAACTGTGACTGGAATTACTGGGGCCAGAACGTCCATTCGTGAAGGAATTGCACTCTACTTGAAAAAGCTTAAGCAGTACTCGAAAGTCCCAGTTCTCGCTGGATTTGGAGTATCCACACCAGAACAGGTCAGGGAGCTTGGAGATGCCAGTGATGGAGTTGTGGTAGGAAGCAGAATCATTGAGTTGTTTCAAAAGAATGATCTCGAAGCCATTCAGGCATTGATTCAGGCATCGAAAGGACTTGAAGTGAAATAA
- a CDS encoding YfhH family protein: protein MEREKRYSEMSEYELTREIAGLTEKARKAEQLGIVNEYAVLERKIIMAKSYLLNPDDFHADEVYRIKGDPGAYFKIDYIDGVFAWGYRMTGGQNQEALPISMLIKLT from the coding sequence ATGGAAAGAGAAAAAAGATATAGTGAAATGTCGGAATATGAATTAACACGAGAAATTGCAGGTTTAACTGAAAAAGCCCGCAAGGCGGAACAACTGGGCATTGTGAATGAGTATGCAGTGCTTGAAAGAAAAATTATTATGGCAAAATCATACCTGCTTAATCCGGATGATTTTCATGCTGATGAAGTGTATCGGATAAAAGGGGACCCAGGAGCATACTTTAAAATTGATTATATCGATGGTGTTTTTGCCTGGGGCTACAGAATGACCGGCGGACAAAACCAGGAAGCTTTGCCGATATCGATGCTTATAAAATTAACATAA
- the recX gene encoding recombination regulator RecX, producing the protein MPIITKISAQKTNTERFNLFIDEKYAFSVDADVLARFQLSKGKELSALDLTEIEYQDDIRKGVNSAIQFLSFRMRSEKEVRDYLKKSELDEAIIQEVIHKLFKRNYLNDLEFAKAYVRTQMNTAKKGPVILKQELQAKGINVHEIELALEEYSNELQVENAMALAVKTIKQNRKLAEKMVQQKMEQVLVRKGFMHHTINIVLEEAAYEKGEDEQWEAIMEQGRKAHRRFQKFEGFEYAQKMKQALYRKGFPIELIERFIEENAQVDDREVD; encoded by the coding sequence ATGCCGATCATAACCAAAATTTCTGCTCAGAAAACTAATACAGAACGTTTTAATCTTTTTATCGATGAAAAGTATGCATTTAGTGTGGATGCCGATGTACTGGCAAGATTTCAATTGTCAAAAGGGAAAGAATTAAGTGCCCTGGATTTAACAGAAATTGAATACCAGGATGATATCCGCAAAGGGGTAAACAGTGCTATTCAATTTCTTTCCTTTCGTATGAGGTCAGAGAAGGAAGTGCGGGATTACTTAAAGAAAAGTGAACTGGATGAAGCCATTATTCAAGAGGTTATTCACAAGTTATTCAAACGAAACTATTTAAATGACTTGGAATTTGCAAAAGCATATGTCCGTACTCAAATGAATACCGCTAAAAAGGGACCGGTTATCCTTAAACAGGAACTGCAGGCAAAAGGGATAAATGTGCATGAAATTGAGCTTGCACTAGAAGAATATTCAAACGAACTGCAAGTAGAGAATGCAATGGCTCTTGCAGTAAAAACGATAAAGCAAAATCGAAAGCTTGCTGAAAAAATGGTTCAGCAAAAAATGGAACAGGTGCTTGTACGCAAGGGCTTTATGCATCATACCATAAACATTGTCCTTGAAGAGGCAGCATATGAAAAAGGAGAGGATGAACAATGGGAGGCTATAATGGAACAGGGGAGAAAGGCTCATCGCCGATTTCAAAAGTTCGAGGGCTTTGAGTATGCACAGAAAATGAAACAAGCTCTTTATCGCAAAGGCTTCCCTATTGAATTGATCGAACGTTTTATTGAAGAAAATGCTCAGGTGGATGACCGGGAGGTAGATTAA
- a CDS encoding helix-turn-helix domain-containing protein, with translation MNIGTRIHFYRLKKRMTEAELAEGITTVAYLKSIEKNEQTPPIELMSGLCDKLEIPFMTNVNETLIELLERWRRYLVLNHKEKADELHQSILKSISDQDEFKLILTYHTYLIRYHLIHSNLEEALELIEQLKPFQFDLPDELKFAFHKCCGNYFYYHQKYTKAVQAFSHAKKYLISIRSHLKEEQADLYYMYGLVLSRMRKNTLTIYYIEEALSLFQGTYQFKRCTDCHLLLGLAYRRVQDYFESAKHYNWARELAESTGYMSILPKIDNNLGILKSQEGNSSQAISFFLRSLEHPSDPKRPKRQDTLNTILNIIKEYYIIGCFEQVNKWLDEGFRHVLDHEDYKQQMIELKFYKYIADGFPSGFDVFVLEEAIPYFKEIKKYHLLILYSKTLGDYYNNRELYKEAAASFALANSAYEKILAL, from the coding sequence ATGAACATTGGCACTAGAATACACTTTTACCGTCTTAAAAAACGAATGACTGAAGCCGAGCTGGCAGAAGGCATTACGACCGTCGCATACCTCAAATCAATAGAAAAAAATGAGCAGACCCCACCTATTGAATTAATGAGCGGTCTTTGCGATAAGCTCGAGATTCCCTTTATGACAAATGTAAATGAAACTTTAATAGAACTGTTAGAGAGATGGAGGCGATATTTGGTCCTTAATCATAAAGAAAAGGCAGATGAATTGCATCAGTCTATTCTCAAATCCATTTCTGACCAGGATGAATTCAAACTTATCTTAACGTACCATACCTACTTAATTCGTTACCATCTCATTCATTCCAATCTGGAAGAGGCCCTTGAACTAATCGAGCAATTAAAGCCTTTTCAATTTGACTTGCCTGATGAATTGAAATTTGCCTTTCATAAATGCTGCGGAAATTATTTTTATTATCACCAAAAGTATACAAAAGCAGTTCAAGCCTTTAGCCATGCTAAAAAGTATTTAATTTCAATTCGAAGCCATTTAAAAGAAGAGCAGGCTGATCTTTACTATATGTATGGTCTGGTACTATCGAGGATGAGAAAGAATACGCTGACCATCTATTATATTGAAGAGGCGCTCTCCTTATTTCAAGGGACCTACCAATTCAAACGCTGCACCGATTGCCACCTCTTACTGGGCTTGGCTTATAGAAGAGTTCAGGATTATTTTGAATCTGCAAAACATTATAACTGGGCCAGGGAGCTGGCTGAATCTACTGGATATATGTCTATTCTTCCTAAAATTGATAACAACCTGGGCATCCTTAAGTCACAAGAAGGAAACTCCAGCCAGGCCATTTCTTTCTTTCTAAGAAGCCTTGAGCATCCATCTGATCCTAAGCGTCCTAAAAGACAGGATACCTTGAATACTATTCTTAATATCATTAAAGAATACTACATTATTGGCTGTTTTGAACAAGTAAACAAGTGGCTGGATGAAGGTTTCCGGCATGTGCTGGACCATGAGGACTATAAACAGCAAATGATTGAACTGAAATTTTACAAGTATATTGCCGACGGTTTTCCTTCTGGTTTTGATGTTTTTGTGTTGGAAGAAGCAATTCCGTATTTTAAAGAAATAAAGAAATATCATCTCCTAATCCTCTATTCAAAAACACTGGGGGATTATTATAATAATCGGGAATTGTATAAAGAGGCGGCTGCATCCTTTGCACTTGCAAATTCAGCATATGAAAAAATACTTGCACTTTAG
- a CDS encoding YfhD family protein, which yields MAKDKRSLPQVPKNLKSDGRDVEYSQELADHDDLEAQARSEAADKRAKKRKQ from the coding sequence TTGGCAAAAGATAAACGAAGCCTTCCTCAAGTACCCAAGAACTTAAAGTCGGACGGACGGGATGTAGAATACTCCCAGGAGCTGGCCGATCACGATGACCTCGAAGCCCAGGCTCGCTCTGAAGCCGCAGATAAACGCGCTAAAAAAAGAAAACAATAG
- the trpD gene encoding anthranilate phosphoribosyltransferase, with product MQQFLEKLLYRENLPFDEMVSASRNLFSEETTDSEMGAFLAALKLKGETPDEIAGLVEAIREKSVPIRHTGMSVMDNCGTGGDRSQSFNISTTSAFVIAGAGIKVAKHGNRSVSSRTGSADVLEHLGISLSFPPDAVEELLNDNGIAFLFAPYVHPALKRIMKIRKDLKVPTVFNLIGPLTNPLELDTQLVGIYDRSMLDMMAKVLQKMGRKRALIVNGAGFMDEASLSGENHLVLLEKGKTTPLVITPEDVGLPVYEHKEIIGGGAKENAAILLGVLQGKKGAYRDTVLLNAGLAIFANGAAKTIQEGINMARESIDSGAAESKLQYLVNYSSKLAHEVI from the coding sequence ATGCAACAATTTCTTGAAAAGCTGCTGTACCGGGAGAATTTGCCTTTTGATGAAATGGTGTCAGCATCACGGAATCTTTTTTCAGAAGAAACAACGGATAGTGAAATGGGAGCTTTTCTTGCGGCGCTGAAGCTAAAAGGAGAAACACCGGATGAAATAGCAGGACTGGTCGAGGCAATCCGTGAAAAATCCGTTCCAATCCGGCACACAGGCATGAGTGTAATGGATAACTGCGGAACAGGCGGCGACCGTTCGCAAAGCTTTAATATCAGCACTACTTCTGCATTTGTTATAGCGGGAGCAGGTATTAAAGTAGCCAAACATGGAAACCGGAGTGTCTCAAGCCGCACAGGAAGTGCCGATGTGCTGGAGCATTTAGGTATTTCATTGTCTTTTCCGCCTGATGCTGTTGAGGAGCTGTTGAATGACAATGGAATTGCCTTCCTGTTTGCTCCTTATGTTCATCCGGCTTTAAAACGAATTATGAAAATCAGAAAGGATCTTAAAGTGCCTACTGTGTTTAACTTAATCGGTCCGCTGACAAATCCCCTGGAACTGGATACACAGCTTGTTGGAATTTATGACAGAAGTATGCTGGACATGATGGCCAAGGTGCTTCAGAAAATGGGGAGGAAACGCGCACTTATTGTAAATGGAGCAGGTTTCATGGACGAAGCCTCACTATCCGGTGAGAATCATTTAGTACTCCTGGAAAAGGGGAAGACCACTCCATTAGTGATAACCCCTGAAGATGTCGGCCTTCCTGTTTATGAGCATAAAGAGATTATTGGCGGTGGGGCAAAGGAAAATGCAGCAATCCTGCTCGGTGTCCTTCAAGGAAAGAAGGGTGCCTATCGGGATACGGTCCTTTTAAATGCAGGCCTCGCCATATTCGCCAACGGCGCTGCAAAAACCATCCAAGAGGGAATTAACATGGCAAGAGAGAGTATTGATTCCGGAGCAGCTGAAAGCAAGCTTCAATATTTAGTAAACTACAGTTCAAAACTTGCACATGAGGTGATATAA